A window of Sphingobium herbicidovorans contains these coding sequences:
- the dnaN gene encoding DNA polymerase III subunit beta yields the protein MKATIERATLLKSLSHVQSVVERRNTIPILSNVLIEASADGAIKLMATDLDLQIVESVSAQVEQPGATTISAHTLFDIARKLPEGSQVSLQAAEGKMLIQAGRARFNLSTLPRDDFPVIAEGDLPTSFELPAETLKQIIDKTRFAISTEETRYYLNGIYFHVSDEGQPVLKAAATDGHRLARVTVPRPDGADGMPGIIIPRKCIGELRKLLDEVDGSVAITLSASKIRFGLGSAILTSKLIDGTFPDYSRVIPTANDKLLKIDPRSFEEGVDRVATIATEKTRAVKMTLDRDKITLSVTSPENGTAAEEVPGVFQGEGFDIGFNARYLLDILGQIDSETVELHLADAAAPTLIRENDRSPALYVLMPMRV from the coding sequence ATGAAGGCCACCATCGAACGCGCAACGCTCCTGAAGAGCCTGAGCCACGTCCAGTCGGTGGTTGAGCGGCGCAACACCATACCTATCCTGTCGAACGTGCTGATCGAGGCGTCGGCCGACGGTGCGATCAAGCTCATGGCGACCGACCTTGACCTCCAGATCGTCGAAAGCGTGTCGGCGCAGGTGGAGCAGCCCGGCGCAACCACTATCTCCGCGCACACCTTGTTCGACATTGCCCGCAAGCTGCCAGAGGGCAGCCAGGTCTCGCTCCAGGCGGCCGAGGGCAAGATGCTGATCCAGGCGGGCCGGGCGCGTTTCAACCTGTCGACCCTGCCGCGCGACGACTTCCCCGTTATCGCAGAAGGCGATTTGCCGACCAGCTTTGAACTGCCGGCCGAGACATTGAAGCAGATCATCGACAAGACGCGCTTCGCCATCTCGACGGAAGAAACGCGTTATTACCTCAACGGCATATATTTCCACGTTTCGGATGAAGGCCAGCCCGTGCTGAAGGCCGCCGCGACCGATGGGCACCGCCTGGCTCGCGTCACGGTTCCGCGTCCTGACGGGGCCGACGGCATGCCGGGCATCATCATACCCCGCAAATGCATCGGCGAACTGCGCAAGCTGCTCGACGAGGTGGATGGATCGGTCGCCATTACGCTTTCCGCCAGCAAGATTCGCTTTGGCCTGGGCAGCGCGATCCTCACCAGCAAGCTGATCGACGGCACTTTCCCTGATTACAGCCGCGTCATCCCGACCGCCAACGATAAGCTGCTCAAGATCGATCCGCGCAGCTTCGAGGAGGGTGTCGACCGTGTGGCCACCATCGCCACCGAAAAGACGCGGGCTGTGAAGATGACGCTGGATCGCGACAAGATCACCTTGTCGGTCACCAGCCCGGAAAACGGTACGGCGGCTGAAGAGGTGCCGGGCGTGTTTCAGGGAGAAGGATTCGACATCGGATTCAACGCCCGATACCTGCTCGACATCCTGGGCCAGATCGACAGCGAGACCGTCGAACTGCATCTGGCCGACGCCGCCGCGCCGACGCTGATTCGGGAAAATGACCGCAGCCCCGCGCTCTATGTCCTGATGCCCATGCGCGTATAA
- the rlmN gene encoding 23S rRNA (adenine(2503)-C(2))-methyltransferase RlmN, whose translation MQSSANPLMPIPGAIDPVPVPRAVTPREDGRVDMMGLSRPQMKSALEEAGLDQKQAKLRSKQLFHWLYHRGETDFDAMTDLAKPMRAWMAERFVVGRPEVVEAQVSIDGTRKWLLRSDDGQDYEMVFIPDADRGTLCVSSQVGCTLNCRFCHTGTMRLVRNLTPGEIVGQVMLARDALGEWPKGSMASANDDETDDTPQYTADGRMLTNIVMMGMGEPLYNFDHVRDALKVVMDGDGLALSKRRITLSTSGVVPMMARAGAEIGVNLAVSLHAVTKDVRDELVPLNKKYGIEQLLQACADYPNANNARRITFEYVMIKDKNDSDEDARELVRLLRHYRLPAKVNLIPFNPWPGTDYQCSTPERIKRFSEIVFEGGISAPVRTPRGRDIMAACGQLKSASEKKSRAELDRLAAEKQAALG comes from the coding sequence ATGCAATCATCCGCCAACCCGCTGATGCCGATTCCCGGCGCTATCGATCCTGTGCCAGTCCCGCGCGCCGTGACGCCTCGTGAGGATGGGCGCGTGGACATGATGGGCCTTTCGCGCCCGCAGATGAAGAGCGCGCTGGAGGAAGCGGGGCTTGATCAGAAGCAGGCGAAGTTGCGCTCCAAGCAGTTGTTCCATTGGCTCTATCATCGCGGCGAAACAGATTTCGATGCAATGACTGATCTCGCCAAGCCGATGCGCGCATGGATGGCGGAACGCTTTGTCGTTGGCCGTCCGGAAGTGGTTGAGGCGCAGGTGTCGATTGACGGCACGCGGAAATGGCTGCTGCGGTCCGACGACGGGCAGGATTATGAAATGGTGTTCATCCCCGATGCCGATCGGGGGACCCTGTGCGTGTCGAGCCAGGTGGGTTGCACCCTAAACTGCCGTTTCTGCCATACCGGCACGATGCGGCTCGTGCGCAACCTGACGCCCGGCGAGATCGTCGGGCAGGTGATGCTGGCACGTGATGCGCTGGGCGAGTGGCCCAAGGGGAGCATGGCGTCGGCCAATGACGACGAGACGGACGACACGCCACAATATACGGCAGACGGGCGGATGCTGACCAACATCGTCATGATGGGCATGGGCGAGCCGCTCTATAATTTCGACCATGTGCGGGACGCGCTCAAGGTGGTCATGGATGGTGACGGGCTGGCGTTGTCCAAGCGGCGAATTACCCTTTCAACCTCCGGCGTTGTGCCGATGATGGCGCGCGCGGGCGCGGAGATCGGCGTCAATCTCGCGGTATCGTTGCACGCCGTGACCAAGGATGTACGTGACGAGTTAGTGCCGTTGAACAAGAAATACGGGATCGAGCAGCTGTTGCAGGCCTGCGCCGACTATCCCAACGCGAACAATGCGCGGCGCATCACGTTCGAATATGTGATGATCAAGGACAAGAATGACAGCGACGAGGATGCGCGCGAACTGGTGCGGCTTCTTCGCCACTACAGATTGCCCGCGAAGGTCAATCTGATCCCGTTCAACCCCTGGCCGGGCACTGACTATCAATGTTCGACGCCCGAACGGATCAAGCGTTTTTCCGAGATCGTTTTCGAAGGTGGAATTTCCGCCCCGGTACGCACCCCGCGCGGTCGCGACATCATGGCTGCGTGCGGACAACTCAAATCCGCTTCCGAGAAGAAGAGTCGCGCGGAACTGGATCGGCTGGCGGCGGAAAAGCAGGCCGCGCTGGGATAG
- a CDS encoding MgtC/SapB family protein — protein sequence MIETFSVLPHLVPIAIAYCLALPIGWNREQAERSAGLRTFPLVAVASCGFVQAVESTVAQDASALARVLEGVIAGIGFLGGGAILQQRHSVRGTATAASLWITGAIGLAAGLNKYDVAVVLTGFTLLTFWIMAPLKPRENERGEEEISEPGSPR from the coding sequence ATGATCGAGACGTTTTCCGTGCTGCCACACCTTGTTCCGATTGCTATCGCCTATTGCCTGGCGCTGCCCATCGGCTGGAACAGGGAGCAGGCGGAGCGCAGCGCGGGCTTGCGCACCTTTCCGCTGGTCGCTGTGGCCAGCTGTGGCTTTGTGCAGGCCGTGGAGTCGACGGTGGCGCAGGATGCCTCCGCCCTTGCCCGCGTGCTGGAGGGCGTCATCGCTGGCATCGGTTTCCTGGGCGGCGGTGCGATCCTGCAGCAACGACATTCGGTCAGGGGCACGGCCACCGCCGCCAGCCTGTGGATTACCGGTGCGATCGGTTTGGCAGCCGGGCTGAACAAATATGACGTCGCGGTTGTCCTGACCGGCTTTACGCTGCTGACCTTCTGGATCATGGCGCCACTCAAGCCACGGGAAAATGAACGTGGCGAAGAGGAAATCAGCGAGCCGGGTTCGCCCCGCTGA
- a CDS encoding NAD(P)H-hydrate dehydratase: protein MTPAALDAAWLRAHPLPTLDSDSDKNSRGRVLVVGGAEFVPGALRLTGEAALRAGAGKLQMATVRSAAMSLGVLVPEAAMIALPAQGDGEIAAGAARLLTSQLERCDALVLGPGMNISAHTDEFVAAILAAAGPEVSIILDAAALTSGRELRSLIAAHDGHVILTPHHGEMAILTGLSAEAIAQDPAAIALRVASDFRAIVILKGDRSVIAGPDGACLLHEGGCVGLATGGSGDVLAGIVGGLAARGSEPMRAAAWGSWVHGKAGRTLAQTVGSIGFLARELLPLIPRLLEDPDCD, encoded by the coding sequence ATGACGCCCGCTGCGCTTGATGCGGCATGGCTGCGCGCCCATCCCCTTCCCACACTCGACAGCGATTCGGACAAGAACAGCCGTGGTCGGGTGCTCGTCGTCGGCGGGGCGGAGTTCGTACCGGGCGCCTTGCGCCTGACGGGAGAAGCCGCGCTGCGGGCAGGCGCTGGCAAGCTTCAGATGGCCACGGTGCGATCGGCAGCCATGTCGCTTGGCGTGCTGGTGCCGGAAGCGGCGATGATTGCGCTCCCTGCGCAGGGCGATGGTGAAATTGCCGCTGGAGCTGCTCGCCTGCTGACGTCCCAACTTGAGCGGTGCGATGCGCTGGTCCTTGGTCCGGGCATGAATATAAGCGCGCATACCGACGAATTTGTGGCAGCGATCCTGGCCGCCGCCGGACCTGAGGTAAGCATCATCCTGGATGCGGCCGCGCTGACATCGGGACGGGAACTGCGGTCCCTGATCGCTGCCCATGACGGGCATGTCATCCTGACGCCGCATCATGGTGAGATGGCCATTCTTACAGGCCTGAGCGCCGAGGCGATTGCCCAAGACCCGGCCGCCATTGCGCTGCGCGTGGCTAGTGATTTTCGAGCCATCGTGATCCTGAAGGGCGACCGCAGCGTCATTGCAGGCCCGGATGGCGCCTGCCTGCTTCACGAGGGCGGCTGCGTCGGTTTGGCGACTGGCGGTTCGGGGGACGTGCTAGCGGGAATCGTGGGCGGTCTCGCGGCGCGCGGATCGGAGCCAATGCGTGCCGCTGCGTGGGGAAGCTGGGTGCACGGAAAGGCCGGGCGGACGCTCGCGCAGACCGTCGGCTCTATCGGCTTCCTGGCCCGCGAACTGTTGCCGCTCATCCCTCGCTTGTTGGAGGATCCTGATTGCGATTAG
- a CDS encoding histidine phosphatase family protein: MASLHWPSQLIIVRHGQSAGNVARDVATEAQADRIALSVRDADVPLSPLGREQARALGHWFADEPQDSRPEILLSSPYLRAFQTAQIFRDAGGAILDEPICFDERLREKEFGILDGLTTPGIRNLEPEQYEFRRMLGKFYHRSPGGESWCDVILRLRSVMDTISLHYAGRRVIIFTHQVVVLCLRYIIESLNETEILAIDRAGDVANCAITDYVYDPSQGHRGGLVLRRYNVTAPMEEEATEVTREPDAIAGARG; encoded by the coding sequence GTGGCGTCCCTTCATTGGCCAAGCCAGCTCATAATAGTCCGCCATGGTCAGAGTGCCGGCAATGTCGCGCGCGATGTCGCTACTGAGGCTCAGGCGGACAGGATTGCGTTGTCCGTTCGTGATGCCGATGTGCCGCTAAGCCCGCTCGGTCGCGAACAGGCACGGGCGCTGGGCCATTGGTTTGCCGACGAGCCGCAGGACAGCCGCCCTGAAATCCTGCTATCCTCCCCCTATCTTCGCGCGTTCCAGACAGCGCAGATTTTTCGCGATGCCGGGGGCGCAATCCTCGATGAACCGATTTGCTTCGATGAGCGGCTGCGCGAAAAGGAATTCGGAATCTTGGATGGCCTGACCACCCCGGGCATCCGCAATCTGGAGCCTGAACAATATGAATTCCGGCGGATGCTGGGTAAATTCTATCACCGCTCGCCCGGCGGAGAGAGTTGGTGTGACGTCATCCTGCGGCTCCGTTCCGTCATGGACACCATATCGCTGCACTATGCAGGGCGGCGAGTGATTATCTTTACGCATCAGGTCGTCGTGCTGTGCCTGCGCTACATTATAGAATCGCTGAACGAGACCGAGATATTGGCGATAGACCGGGCAGGAGACGTCGCGAATTGCGCGATCACCGACTATGTCTATGATCCTTCACAAGGCCACCGTGGGGGTTTGGTGCTGCGGCGGTACAATGTGACCGCGCCGATGGAGGAAGAGGCGACCGAGGTTACCCGGGAGCCCGACGCCATCGCGGGCGCCCGCGGATGA
- the recJ gene encoding single-stranded-DNA-specific exonuclease RecJ yields MNVALNISRSILGQPWRWRGAGADAREPGYLPDDLVTQLLMARGCPRDAVDAHRNPTIRHFMPDPSLFRDMDSAAERLADAVEKGEHVRIFGDYDVDGATSAALLIRLLRDLGLAARPYIPDRLMEGYGPSGEALVRLAGEGATLIVTVDCGAQAFEALAMAKAVGVDVVVVDHHKCAAVLPEAFALVNPNRLDEAAEASVHGHLAAVGVAFLLGAALIRVLRQRGWFNQRAEPALMDLLDIVALGTVADVAQLKGLNRAFVAQGLKVMAKRRNIGIAALIDASRLSRAPLCHDLGFALGPRINAGGRVGKADLGVRLLTTEDPLEAAHIAAELDQLNEERRAIESTVQAEAEELLAAQGNRAVAVIAGSGWHPGVIGIVAGRIKEKAGRPAIIIAIDETGMGKGSGRSISGVDLGAAVLAAKDSGLLIAGGGHAMAAGLTVAADKLDALAEFLDERLAAAVTRARDDRALLIDAVLAPAGVNPDFVAAIEAGGPYGAGWPAPLVVAGPMRVVKADIVGNGHLRAIMAGEDGRSIKTIAFRQAESDLGQAILGAPRDRRLWVAGRAKIDDWGSRPAAELHLEDAAWVD; encoded by the coding sequence ATGAACGTCGCGCTCAACATATCCCGATCAATCCTTGGACAACCCTGGCGCTGGCGCGGCGCTGGCGCGGACGCTCGGGAGCCGGGCTATCTGCCGGACGACCTGGTTACGCAGCTGCTGATGGCGCGAGGCTGCCCCCGTGACGCGGTGGATGCGCACCGCAATCCGACGATCCGTCACTTCATGCCAGACCCAAGCCTGTTTCGCGACATGGACAGCGCCGCTGAACGGTTGGCCGATGCGGTGGAAAAGGGTGAGCATGTCCGTATTTTCGGTGATTATGACGTAGATGGCGCGACCAGTGCGGCCTTGCTGATCCGCCTGCTGCGTGACCTGGGCCTTGCCGCGCGCCCCTATATTCCTGACCGCCTGATGGAAGGATATGGTCCGTCGGGCGAAGCGTTGGTGCGGCTGGCGGGGGAGGGTGCGACCCTGATCGTCACGGTCGATTGCGGGGCGCAGGCTTTTGAGGCGCTCGCCATGGCCAAGGCCGTCGGCGTCGATGTCGTTGTTGTCGATCATCACAAATGCGCAGCGGTGCTCCCCGAGGCTTTCGCCCTCGTCAATCCGAACCGGTTGGATGAGGCGGCGGAAGCCTCCGTCCACGGCCATCTGGCGGCGGTCGGGGTCGCGTTCCTGCTGGGCGCCGCCCTGATCCGCGTTCTGCGCCAACGGGGCTGGTTCAACCAGCGGGCCGAACCGGCGCTGATGGACCTGCTCGACATCGTGGCGCTCGGCACCGTGGCCGACGTTGCGCAGCTCAAAGGGCTCAACCGCGCCTTTGTAGCCCAGGGGTTGAAGGTGATGGCCAAGCGCCGCAATATCGGCATTGCCGCGCTGATCGATGCCAGCCGTCTTAGCCGGGCGCCGCTCTGCCATGATCTTGGCTTTGCTCTTGGACCGCGCATCAATGCGGGTGGGCGGGTTGGCAAGGCGGATCTGGGCGTACGGCTGCTAACTACCGAAGATCCGTTGGAAGCCGCACACATCGCCGCTGAACTCGACCAATTGAACGAGGAACGCCGAGCCATCGAATCTACGGTCCAGGCCGAGGCCGAGGAACTTCTCGCCGCACAGGGCAACCGTGCTGTCGCGGTGATCGCTGGCTCTGGTTGGCATCCCGGCGTTATCGGCATCGTAGCGGGCCGCATCAAGGAAAAGGCAGGTCGCCCCGCCATCATCATCGCCATTGATGAAACGGGCATGGGCAAAGGATCGGGCCGCTCCATTTCCGGCGTAGACCTTGGCGCGGCGGTGCTGGCGGCGAAGGATAGCGGCCTGCTGATCGCGGGGGGCGGTCACGCCATGGCTGCCGGTTTGACGGTGGCGGCGGACAAGCTGGATGCCCTTGCGGAATTTCTGGACGAACGGCTCGCTGCCGCCGTCACCCGCGCACGGGATGACCGTGCGCTGTTGATCGATGCCGTGCTGGCTCCAGCGGGAGTAAATCCGGATTTCGTCGCTGCGATCGAAGCGGGGGGGCCCTATGGTGCGGGTTGGCCGGCACCCCTGGTGGTCGCTGGGCCGATGCGCGTGGTCAAGGCCGACATTGTGGGCAACGGGCATCTGCGCGCCATCATGGCTGGCGAGGATGGCCGATCGATCAAGACGATCGCCTTCCGCCAGGCGGAAAGCGACCTTGGACAGGCCATATTGGGCGCTCCGCGCGATCGGCGGCTTTGGGTCGCGGGCCGGGCCAAGATCGATGACTGGGGCAGCCGCCCTGCCGCTGAACTGCATCTGGAAGACGCGGCCTGGGTTGATTGA
- a CDS encoding BamA/TamA family outer membrane protein: protein MKSGQAKRVRHAVAVLMIAASPMALHAQTPPVIDATEQEAPILPDEEFESRLPNNSQADPADPSQPLPSIENWIDQQMPQASESPDLPPLTEPPAETELAQPLPPLDSVTVPAQAAAEDPDEKTPDVRYAVEIEGFGKTGLEDEFRDASALLDGDGRAETAAMVQARAHEDEALVVRLLYSQGYYDATALASLDQTADSALKAVVSVTPGKRYRIGEIVINAATTVPSNLIRDSLPLKSGDYIIAADVESAEANIGVKLPENGYAFARVGERDILLDPATVTGDYTLPVNVGPRGSFRGITTSGRKQAFGADHVKVISRFKPGELYDSRKVDDLRRALVATGLFSSVAVDPVRTNEPGPNGTEYIDLHVEQDAGPPRTLAGELGYGTGQGFRAEATWTHRNLFPPEGALIGSVIAGTQEQGVSGTFRRSNAGKRDRTFQAGALLNHQKYDAYEAFTAGLNISWARQSTPIFQKRWTYSYGAEILLSNEKTTIDPTTAESKRLTYFIGSLPVQLGYDRSNDLLNPAKGFRANLRVSPEASLQGNISPYVRGTFDLSGYYPVSDALVIAARTRLGTISGAARDQIAPSRRVYAGGGGSVRGFGYQELGPKDVNDDPIGGRSVNEFAVEGRYRFGNYGVVAFVDAGQVYESSVPRFSDIRYGVGVGGRFYTDFGPFRADIAMPINRQPGESKFTLYIGIGQAF from the coding sequence ATGAAATCAGGGCAGGCGAAACGCGTCCGGCATGCCGTGGCCGTCCTGATGATCGCTGCATCGCCCATGGCGCTCCATGCGCAAACCCCGCCAGTCATCGATGCGACGGAACAGGAAGCTCCCATCCTGCCCGATGAAGAATTTGAATCCCGTCTTCCCAACAACAGCCAAGCCGATCCTGCAGATCCCTCCCAGCCTCTGCCGTCGATCGAAAATTGGATCGACCAGCAGATGCCGCAGGCGAGTGAGTCTCCCGACCTGCCTCCCCTCACGGAACCACCAGCCGAAACCGAGCTTGCGCAACCCCTGCCGCCCCTCGACAGCGTGACCGTTCCAGCGCAGGCGGCGGCGGAAGATCCAGACGAAAAGACGCCGGATGTGCGCTATGCGGTTGAAATTGAGGGCTTTGGCAAAACCGGCCTTGAGGATGAGTTTCGCGACGCATCCGCGCTGCTGGATGGCGATGGGCGGGCCGAAACAGCCGCCATGGTTCAGGCCCGCGCGCATGAAGATGAAGCACTGGTCGTGCGGCTGCTCTATTCGCAAGGCTATTATGATGCGACCGCGCTGGCCTCGCTCGACCAAACGGCGGATAGCGCGCTGAAGGCAGTCGTTTCGGTCACGCCTGGCAAGCGATACCGGATTGGGGAAATCGTCATCAACGCGGCGACGACGGTGCCGTCCAATCTCATCCGCGACAGCCTTCCCCTGAAATCAGGCGATTACATCATCGCGGCAGATGTCGAGAGCGCAGAGGCCAATATCGGCGTCAAGCTGCCGGAAAACGGCTATGCCTTCGCCAGGGTCGGGGAGCGCGACATCTTGCTGGACCCCGCCACTGTGACGGGCGACTATACCCTGCCCGTCAATGTGGGTCCGCGCGGGTCCTTCCGTGGCATCACGACTTCAGGCCGCAAGCAGGCGTTTGGCGCAGATCATGTGAAGGTCATCAGCCGCTTCAAGCCTGGTGAGCTGTATGACAGCCGCAAGGTGGACGACCTGCGCCGGGCCCTGGTGGCGACGGGGCTGTTTTCCAGCGTCGCCGTCGATCCGGTACGAACCAATGAGCCGGGGCCGAACGGGACCGAATATATCGACCTTCATGTCGAACAGGATGCAGGACCGCCGCGCACGCTGGCGGGCGAACTGGGTTACGGGACAGGGCAGGGCTTCCGCGCCGAGGCGACATGGACGCATCGCAACCTTTTCCCGCCAGAGGGCGCATTGATCGGAAGCGTCATCGCGGGCACGCAGGAGCAGGGCGTGTCGGGCACTTTTCGCCGTTCAAACGCAGGGAAGCGGGACCGGACCTTCCAGGCTGGCGCCCTGCTGAATCATCAAAAATATGACGCCTATGAAGCCTTCACTGCGGGCCTCAACATCAGCTGGGCACGGCAATCAACCCCGATCTTCCAGAAGCGCTGGACCTACAGCTACGGCGCTGAAATCCTGCTTTCCAACGAAAAGACCACGATTGATCCGACCACGGCGGAAAGCAAGCGCCTGACCTATTTCATCGGCTCGCTGCCTGTGCAGCTGGGCTATGATCGATCAAATGACCTACTCAATCCCGCCAAGGGCTTCCGCGCCAATCTGCGGGTTTCGCCCGAAGCATCGTTGCAGGGTAACATATCCCCTTATGTGCGGGGGACTTTCGACCTGAGCGGCTATTATCCGGTATCCGACGCACTGGTGATAGCGGCGCGGACTCGGCTGGGCACCATCAGCGGCGCGGCGCGCGATCAGATTGCCCCCTCCCGCCGGGTCTACGCCGGCGGTGGCGGGTCGGTGCGCGGCTTTGGCTATCAGGAACTGGGGCCGAAGGACGTTAATGACGATCCCATCGGCGGGCGGTCGGTAAATGAGTTCGCGGTCGAGGGCCGCTACCGTTTCGGCAATTATGGCGTAGTTGCCTTCGTCGATGCGGGCCAGGTCTATGAAAGCTCAGTACCGCGATTTTCCGACATTCGTTACGGTGTCGGGGTGGGCGGACGCTTCTATACCGATTTCGGCCCGTTCCGCGCTGACATCGCAATGCCAATCAACCGCCAGCCGGGTGAATCCAAATTCACCCTCTATATCGGCATAGGGCAGGCATTCTGA